A genomic region of Paracholeplasma morum contains the following coding sequences:
- a CDS encoding Fic family protein translates to MDFNIIDEKKDIIDSHRPFSQNMTRQLRDKLIIEWTYNSNAIEGNTLTLSETKVVLENGITIKGKPLKDHLEIINHKEAIEYIEDLVSKNVKLSDYDIRSVHYLILKEIDSTNAGKYRNENVFISGAKHVPPVYMNVPYKMQNLIDQYQSWKDFHPVVRACFLHGEFVKIHPFIDGNGRTARLLLNFELIQSGYPPVVIKTENRADYYGALDKAHTTNNYTDFIKIIVDLVNESENLYLYLIG, encoded by the coding sequence ATAGATTTTAATATTATTGATGAAAAAAAGGATATAATTGATTCCCATCGACCATTCTCTCAAAACATGACTAGACAATTAAGAGATAAACTAATTATTGAATGGACTTATAATTCTAATGCAATTGAAGGTAATACACTTACCTTATCAGAAACAAAAGTAGTCTTAGAAAATGGCATAACAATTAAAGGGAAACCATTAAAAGATCATTTAGAGATTATTAATCACAAAGAAGCAATTGAATACATTGAAGATCTAGTCAGCAAAAACGTTAAACTTTCAGATTACGATATTAGATCTGTTCATTATTTGATTTTGAAAGAAATTGATTCTACTAATGCTGGTAAATATAGAAATGAAAATGTGTTTATCAGTGGCGCTAAGCATGTGCCACCAGTATACATGAATGTTCCATATAAAATGCAGAATCTAATTGATCAGTATCAAAGTTGGAAAGATTTTCATCCTGTAGTAAGAGCTTGTTTCTTACATGGAGAGTTTGTAAAAATTCACCCATTTATTGATGGTAATGGTAGAACAGCAAGACTTTTATTAAATTTTGAACTCATTCAAAGTGGCTATCCACCAGTCGTAATCAAAACAGAAAATAGAGCAGATTATTATGGTGCACTAGATAAAGCGCATACAACAAATAATTATACAGATTTTATTAAAATTATTGTTGACTTGGTTAATGAGTCAGAGAATTTATACTTATATTTGATCGGTTAA